CGCTTTGCGCAATGTGAAATTTCTGACGCTGGTTGATCCGAATATTATATGGGTCCGCGAGACAATTGATACGCTCCGTGCAACAATAGCGGGTATGGCCAGCACTTGTCCTTTCGACCCGTCAATCTGCGGAGCAACTTCGCTCAGAATGCACCAGTTTAGCCGGACACGCCAGCGATCACGCAACAGGAAAGTTGCAGGTGAGAAAGAAACGTTCTCGCGCCGCCTGTATGTGCATGTTTACTATTCTCCGGACAACGAAGCCAAGAAAGAACTCGCCTTCCGTAAGGATCTGCTTGAACTGAAGGCGCAAATACAAGGAGGAGAAACCGAGTTCACGCCATCTGCGCAAAAGAAAATAGACAAGTACCTGACCTGTTCCAAAAAGGGGCGTGGGGGGCAGCTTAAGGTGGGCTTCAATGATAAAGCCATTACCGAAGCAAAGAGGTACTTCGGTTATTTCGCTCTGGTCAGCAATCAGACTATGGACACATTTACAGCACTTGAAAACTATCGGTTGCGAGAAAAAATTGAAGAACTCTTTGCCGTGCAAAAAGGGAGACTCGACGGTGCGCGACCGCGCACATGGTACCCGGACAATCTGCGCGGAAGACAATTCACACAATTTATCTCGCTGGGCTATCATTGTTTCCTGATGAAAAAAATAAAGGAAGTACAGGCCAAGTTCGGGAAAAATGAATCCGGAAAAACCAAATCACTTATCAAGCTCGAAAAAAAATTGGGAAACTGGCTTGCACAACGCTCTCTCGCTCAAATCCTGGATTGGTTCGATTGCATTGAAACCACAAAGGTACAGACTGCCATGGGCAGCTATCGATGGTCCACCGAATCAGTGGCCAGAGACAGACTGTTCTTGAAGTACTTGGGAGTGGTTACCGAATAGTGTACGCTTTAGCCGACTTTCAGGGTATGAAGGACGCAGATGAACCCGAGTTGACCATGGATTTTCCATTGCGGATCACGGGCAAATGTTTGCAATGTTTGGCTCACAGCCGCAAACAGGTTGTTCAGCATGATTTTGGGATTGATCAATATAATGGCGTTCAGTTCATGAGGAACGGTGAAGACCATATGAAAATAATTGCAGGGCAGCAGATCTGCCTTCCGTTCATTGAGCCATTTTTCCTTGACCATAGTCTGGCATTTTGGGCAATGCCTGTCTCTACAAGAATTATAGGATATTCGTTCAAAGCCGCACTGGTCACATTGTTCGAAATGTCCGCCTAACTGTGCTGTTCGACAAACAGAGATATGATTCATAACTTTAAGCTTTTGATAAGAAAGGATATTTTGTTTTTGATAATCCTTGCCATAAAGACGAAAAACATCTGCAACTTCAAATGATTTTTTCATTTTTGCCCCTCCTGATCCTCATACATGGCATCAAGAGGGCTTTTAAATTCTGTGATCCTTTGCTTTACCAAATGAAGATAAATGATAGTGGTTTTTATGGAGGAATGCCCAAGAAGTTGTTTGAGGGTAAAAAGATCTGTTCCCTGTGAAAGAAGATGTGTTGCAAAGCTATGCCGAAGGGTATGCATCCCTCGGCCTCGTTCTATACCGGCTTTTTTTTGCAATAAGAAAAGCTTCTCTGGCACCTGAAAAACCGATATGGTTTTCCTTATTTTGACCTGGAAAAATCCATTTGCCGGGTTTATATTCTTGCCAATATAGCCTGAGTTCATCAAGCAGATACTTTGATAAAACAGTATAACGATCTTTTTTGCCTTTGCCCTGTTCTATTCTGATCATCATTCTTGAAGGATCGCTTTCAATATGTATGGGCTTTAGTTTAACAGCTTCGCTAATCCTGAGACCGGCGCTGTATACAGTTTTGAGCAAAACTCTGTGTTTGAGATTAGCCGCACATTCAAACAGTCTTTTTACTTCTTCTACACTTAATATATTGGGAAGTTTTTTGATTCTTGGAGATGGGGGGAGTTTAAAATCAGTCTCATCCCATTGAAGAATATTTTTATAAAAACATAAAATTCCAGACATATGAACATTGCAGGTACCCCCTGTTAATTTGCGCTCTCCAATGAGATAGAGCAAGTAATTTTGAATATCCCCATTAGTAAGTTTGTCTGGAGATTTGTTATGATATTTTGCAAGTTTTTCAACAGCAGACATATAATTTTTTATGGTGTAATGTGAAAAACGATGAAGAATCATATGATTCATAAATTGAGTTCTAAGACTTTTAGCCATTTTGAAACCTCCTTGATAGAAATTAATAAACTCGGCAGAATGCCGCAGGAGTTATTGTAAATCTATTTGGATAAAATGGAAAATGTTGATTGAATTTTAGCTGTTGGGGAGTGCAACTTCCGCGAAGCGGTTCAGTTCATGGTATAATTTTGGGGTTTGAAGATAAAATTTTGGACCCATGATTTGATTTTCCAGTACTCACTATTTGGCATGGCTAACTGTTTCGAATTTTGCAACTAGTCTTAACTCCATAAAACCTCAACCATCGTTTCGATATCATGAAGTCTGCAAGAACACAATTATAAATTTTCCGTCCTTAAGTTTGTTGCAACACTCCTTTTCCGGACCCAGGCAAACCACAGGATGGTGCATACCCGGGTGGTGTGATACACCAGGTTCTGTCCTGTGGTCGGGTCAAGGATTGTGATAGACTATGATTCCCAGTGCAGCTGGGACCGGCAGATGAGGGAAATTGTTTCCACCTCCGTGTCGATGCTGTGGTGGGCCCGGGGAAGAGGCATATTCTCAGTTTATTGAAGTGGCAGATCCGCTGGTTTGTAACACTATATGCCAGGGGCAAATCGGCATTTAGGAGTTTTGGCAATGCTGCCAAATCTCCTAAATGATAATGAATTGTTTTGGATCGACTCTCTATCTTTGTGCAATCCTGTCCTGGGGGATGCCAAAGCTGATTTCAGACCTTCGTGTTCATGGAAGGGACCAGGCCCAGGATTTCATCCCCGCTCACAGTTGACGTCAGCGACGAGTGCCGGGGGGTCTGATGCCCCGGCAAAAAAATTCAGCTTTTCTTTGCCTGAAAATTTTCCTGGCCTGCATAAAACAACGTGGCTTTGAGCCATTCAAAACCGAACTGCAGCAATTTTACATCATCTTCCCGGATGTCAGCCACCCGGTCTTCAGGGATGTCATACCGTTTCAAAAATGATGAATTAAATACAAAATCCCTGAATTTATCGATATTGTAACAGACCATGAAAAATATTTTTTTGCTTTCTTCAGACAGTTTCATGCTGGCAGGCAGCGATTTTTTCCGGACCATGAGATCCATCCACCCTTCGTTCACCGCGTCCCGCAAATCAATGCCCTGGTCCTGGCGCCACTCGGCCACAGTCCACTCCTTGTCCTCTTCAAATCCCAGACAATGGGCTTCTTTGACCGTAAAAAAGAACTCATCCTTATCCCCCTGTTCCCCGGAATAACTTAAAGCCCCCACCCCGATGGGATAGTACCGGCAGGTGGTGGGACGATCCTCATAAATCACGCACCCGTCTTTGTCTTCCACAAACGGACAGGAGTTGCGCTCGTCATCCAGCAGTTTGAGGGTCACCACGGGCATGTCCGCTTTTTCCAGAATCCGGGGTTCGGTAAATACGGCTAAAAATTCCTCGGAAGTCAAATCCAGTTTCCGGCGCATGGTCAGAATATCATAGGGGGTGAGCATGATATCGATGCCCCGGCAGCAGTCGGTAAAACATTTGACACCTTTATGACATCGGAATTTAAACCGGGTG
The window above is part of the Desulfotignum phosphitoxidans DSM 13687 genome. Proteins encoded here:
- a CDS encoding IS1634 family transposase; protein product: SIENTLTQLKCLNLEKPLIVTDNGYYSQKNMMEFALRNVKFLTLVDPNIIWVRETIDTLRATIAGMASTCPFDPSICGATSLRMHQFSRTRQRSRNRKVAGEKETFSRRLYVHVYYSPDNEAKKELAFRKDLLELKAQIQGGETEFTPSAQKKIDKYLTCSKKGRGGQLKVGFNDKAITEAKRYFGYFALVSNQTMDTFTALENYRLREKIEELFAVQKGRLDGARPRTWYPDNLRGRQFTQFISLGYHCFLMKKIKEVQAKFGKNESGKTKSLIKLEKKLGNWLAQRSLAQILDWFDCIETTKVQTAMGSYRWSTESVARDRLFLKYLGVVTE
- a CDS encoding YkgJ family cysteine cluster protein encodes the protein MNNQKTSEIPPQQMSLNTRFKFRCHKGVKCFTDCCRGIDIMLTPYDILTMRRKLDLTSEEFLAVFTEPRILEKADMPVVTLKLLDDERNSCPFVEDKDGCVIYEDRPTTCRYYPIGVGALSYSGEQGDKDEFFFTVKEAHCLGFEEDKEWTVAEWRQDQGIDLRDAVNEGWMDLMVRKKSLPASMKLSEESKKIFFMVCYNIDKFRDFVFNSSFLKRYDIPEDRVADIREDDVKLLQFGFEWLKATLFYAGQENFQAKKS
- a CDS encoding IS91 family transposase — translated: MKKSFEVADVFRLYGKDYQKQNILSYQKLKVMNHISVCRTAQLGGHFEQCDQCGFERISYNSCRDRHCPKCQTMVKEKWLNERKADLLPCNYFHMVFTVPHELNAIILINPKIMLNNLFAAVSQTLQTFARDPQWKIHGQLGFICVLHTLKVG